The following are encoded in a window of Scophthalmus maximus strain ysfricsl-2021 chromosome 2, ASM2237912v1, whole genome shotgun sequence genomic DNA:
- the ggnbp2 gene encoding gametogenetin-binding protein 2 isoform X3: MARLVAVCREGEGEEDYPFLARQIPLYIDDTLTMVMEFSDSFMDVDSNEINPSQLKQFSQYLSKLKEQDLNIALTVTSKEVYSALSQLVPCVGCRRSVERLFSHLVESGNPALEPLTVKPAGMLSVTKACLADVKKLYTLFYVHGSKLNDMIDAIPKSKKNKRCQLHSLDTHKPKPLGGSWMDVWELMSQECRDEVVLIDSACLLETLETYLRKHRFCTDCKNKVLRAYNILVGELDCSKEKGYCAALYKGLCCCPHERHIHVCCETDFIAHLLGRAEPEFAGGYERRERHAKTIDIAQEEVLTCLGIHLYERLHRIWQKLRAEEQTWQLLFHLGIDAVRKSFEMAVEKMQGISRLEQFVEELSEEERAKELKQEKKRQKRKNRRKNKCGFDTAEQEVEDKDKHLDEGSLESVDGSCNTCGGHDEEEEGITANGDLTPHSNGSDYGYFSSMEGSEIGSREGSDVACSEGICNHDEAADEANVHHCAADKEENAIDSCLDYWQHSDETTHCKSKKKKRKGKGLCNNQEQKYEGCLSAGNTTGHSLPSSHTCRTKEIFSSLCGDTFSSISLHSTWAEHQKNLSLHTSLAELLGDSEASSDEENCLTQDEIQAFLERNQSFYNNRHQYRQLLKEKFTNYCRAAERSKPVCGEWFAATTSVN; encoded by the exons ATGGCACGTCTGGTAGCAGTTTGCAGGGAAGGCGAAGGGGAAGAAGACTACCCATTCCTCGCCAGGCAGATTCCCCTGTATATCGACGATACTCTCACG ATGGTGATGGAATTTTCTGATAGTTTCATGGATGTTGACAGCAATGAAATCAACCCTTCTCAATTGAAACAGTTTTCTCAG TATCTCTCCAAGTTGAAGGAACAGGACTTGAATATCGCCCTGACGGTGACATCCAAAGAGGTGTACAGTGCATTATCTCAGCTGGTGCCATGCGTGGGCTGCAGGCGGAGTGTGGAGCGCCTCTTCTCACACTTGGTCGAGTCGGGGAACCCGGCCCTGGAGCCTCTCACAGTGAAACCCGCCGGAATGCTCTCTGTTACCAAGGCCTGTTTAGCAGATGTAAAGAAACTTTACACCCTCTTCTACGTGCATGG gTCAAAGTTGAATGACATGATTGATGCCAttccaaaaagtaaaaagaacaagaggtGCCAGTTACACTccttggacacacacaaacctaaACCTCTGGG GGGGAGCTGGATGGATGTATGGGAGCTAATGTCTCAGGAGTGCAGGGATGAGGTGGTCCTCATTGATAGTGCCTGTCTCCTGGAGACGCTGGAGACATACTTGCGTAAACACAG GTTTTGCACTGACTGTAAGAATAAAGTGCTGAGGGCATATAACATCCTGGTGGGGGAGTTGGACTGCAGTAAAGAGAAGGGCTACTGCGCCGCCTTGTATAAAGGACTGTGCTGTTGCCCCCACGAGCGCCACATCCACGTGTGCTGTGAAACGGACTTCATTGCTCACCTGCTTGGCCGGGCAGAGCCTGAGTTTGCAGGAGGTTATGA ACGCAGAGAGAGACATGCCAAGACCATTGACATCGCACAAGAGGAGGTCCTGACCTGTCTGGGTATTCACCTCTATGAGCGACTGCACAGGATCTGGCAGAAGCTACGAGCAGAGGAGCAGACCTGGCAGCTATTGTTCCATTTGGGAATTGATGCAGTACGCAAAAGTTTTGAG ATGGCAGTGGAGAAGATGCAAGGGATCAGTCGGCTGGAGCAGTTTGTCGAGGAGctgtctgaggaggagagggccaAAGAACTtaagcaggagaagaagaggcaAAAGCGAAAAAATCGACGCAAAAACAAGTGTGGTTTTGACACAGCTGAACAGGAGGTAGAGGACAAGGACAAACATCTGGATGAG GGTTCTCTTGAGTCTGTGGATGGCAGCTGCAACACCTGTGGTGGtcatgatgaggaagaggagggcatCACCGCCAATGGAG ATTTGACCCCCCACAGCAATGGCAGTGACTATGGCTACTTTTCAAGCATGGAGGGCAGTGAGATAGGATCACGAGAAGGGTCCGACGTAGCCTGCTCCGAGGGGATCTGTAACCACGACGAAGCAG CAGATGAGGCGAACGTCCATCACTGTGCTGCAGACAAGGAGGAGAATGCAATAGACAGTTGTCTGGACTACTGGCAACACTCTGACGAAACCACTCACTGcaagagtaaaaagaagaaaaggaagggcAAGGGTTTATGCAACAATCAG GAACAAAAATATGAAGGTTGTTTGTCAGCTGGGAACACGACAGGCCACAGTCTACCTTCATCGCACACTTGCCGAACCAAAGAAATCTTTTCCTCCTTATGTGGCGATACGTTTTCCAGCATTTCACTACATTCAACATGGGCAGAACATCAGAAGAACCTCAGCCTTCACACAAGTCTTGCAGAACTTCTG GGTGATTCGGAGGCTAGTTCCGACGAAGAGAACTGTCTGACACAGGATGAAATCCAGGCTTTTCTAGAAAGGAACCAATCTTTCTACAACAACCGCCACCAGTACAGACAGCTCCTGAAAGAAAAATTCACCAACTACTGCCGGGCCGCCGAGCGGAGTAAGCCCGTCTGTGGAGAGTGGTTTGCCGCCACCACCAGTGTCAACTAA
- the ggnbp2 gene encoding gametogenetin-binding protein 2 isoform X1, which translates to MARLVAVCREGEGEEDYPFLARQIPLYIDDTLTMVMEFSDSFMDVDSNEINPSQLKQFSQYLSKLKEQDLNIALTVTSKEVYSALSQLVPCVGCRRSVERLFSHLVESGNPALEPLTVKPAGMLSVTKACLADVKKLYTLFYVHGSKLNDMIDAIPKSKKNKRCQLHSLDTHKPKPLGGSWMDVWELMSQECRDEVVLIDSACLLETLETYLRKHRFCTDCKNKVLRAYNILVGELDCSKEKGYCAALYKGLCCCPHERHIHVCCETDFIAHLLGRAEPEFAGGYERRERHAKTIDIAQEEVLTCLGIHLYERLHRIWQKLRAEEQTWQLLFHLGIDAVRKSFEMAVEKMQGISRLEQFVEELSEEERAKELKQEKKRQKRKNRRKNKCGFDTAEQEVEDKDKHLDEGSLESVDGSCNTCGGHDEEEEGITANGGTSCTCPDDIKHNLTPHSNGSDYGYFSSMEGSEIGSREGSDVACSEGICNHDEAADEANVHHCAADKEENAIDSCLDYWQHSDETTHCKSKKKKRKGKGLCNNQEQKYEGCLSAGNTTGHSLPSSHTCRTKEIFSSLCGDTFSSISLHSTWAEHQKNLSLHTSLAELLGDSEASSDEENCLTQDEIQAFLERNQSFYNNRHQYRQLLKEKFTNYCRAAERSKPVCGEWFAATTSVN; encoded by the exons ATGGCACGTCTGGTAGCAGTTTGCAGGGAAGGCGAAGGGGAAGAAGACTACCCATTCCTCGCCAGGCAGATTCCCCTGTATATCGACGATACTCTCACG ATGGTGATGGAATTTTCTGATAGTTTCATGGATGTTGACAGCAATGAAATCAACCCTTCTCAATTGAAACAGTTTTCTCAG TATCTCTCCAAGTTGAAGGAACAGGACTTGAATATCGCCCTGACGGTGACATCCAAAGAGGTGTACAGTGCATTATCTCAGCTGGTGCCATGCGTGGGCTGCAGGCGGAGTGTGGAGCGCCTCTTCTCACACTTGGTCGAGTCGGGGAACCCGGCCCTGGAGCCTCTCACAGTGAAACCCGCCGGAATGCTCTCTGTTACCAAGGCCTGTTTAGCAGATGTAAAGAAACTTTACACCCTCTTCTACGTGCATGG gTCAAAGTTGAATGACATGATTGATGCCAttccaaaaagtaaaaagaacaagaggtGCCAGTTACACTccttggacacacacaaacctaaACCTCTGGG GGGGAGCTGGATGGATGTATGGGAGCTAATGTCTCAGGAGTGCAGGGATGAGGTGGTCCTCATTGATAGTGCCTGTCTCCTGGAGACGCTGGAGACATACTTGCGTAAACACAG GTTTTGCACTGACTGTAAGAATAAAGTGCTGAGGGCATATAACATCCTGGTGGGGGAGTTGGACTGCAGTAAAGAGAAGGGCTACTGCGCCGCCTTGTATAAAGGACTGTGCTGTTGCCCCCACGAGCGCCACATCCACGTGTGCTGTGAAACGGACTTCATTGCTCACCTGCTTGGCCGGGCAGAGCCTGAGTTTGCAGGAGGTTATGA ACGCAGAGAGAGACATGCCAAGACCATTGACATCGCACAAGAGGAGGTCCTGACCTGTCTGGGTATTCACCTCTATGAGCGACTGCACAGGATCTGGCAGAAGCTACGAGCAGAGGAGCAGACCTGGCAGCTATTGTTCCATTTGGGAATTGATGCAGTACGCAAAAGTTTTGAG ATGGCAGTGGAGAAGATGCAAGGGATCAGTCGGCTGGAGCAGTTTGTCGAGGAGctgtctgaggaggagagggccaAAGAACTtaagcaggagaagaagaggcaAAAGCGAAAAAATCGACGCAAAAACAAGTGTGGTTTTGACACAGCTGAACAGGAGGTAGAGGACAAGGACAAACATCTGGATGAG GGTTCTCTTGAGTCTGTGGATGGCAGCTGCAACACCTGTGGTGGtcatgatgaggaagaggagggcatCACCGCCAATGGAGGCACGTCCTGTACCTGCCCGGATGACATCAAACACA ATTTGACCCCCCACAGCAATGGCAGTGACTATGGCTACTTTTCAAGCATGGAGGGCAGTGAGATAGGATCACGAGAAGGGTCCGACGTAGCCTGCTCCGAGGGGATCTGTAACCACGACGAAGCAG CAGATGAGGCGAACGTCCATCACTGTGCTGCAGACAAGGAGGAGAATGCAATAGACAGTTGTCTGGACTACTGGCAACACTCTGACGAAACCACTCACTGcaagagtaaaaagaagaaaaggaagggcAAGGGTTTATGCAACAATCAG GAACAAAAATATGAAGGTTGTTTGTCAGCTGGGAACACGACAGGCCACAGTCTACCTTCATCGCACACTTGCCGAACCAAAGAAATCTTTTCCTCCTTATGTGGCGATACGTTTTCCAGCATTTCACTACATTCAACATGGGCAGAACATCAGAAGAACCTCAGCCTTCACACAAGTCTTGCAGAACTTCTG GGTGATTCGGAGGCTAGTTCCGACGAAGAGAACTGTCTGACACAGGATGAAATCCAGGCTTTTCTAGAAAGGAACCAATCTTTCTACAACAACCGCCACCAGTACAGACAGCTCCTGAAAGAAAAATTCACCAACTACTGCCGGGCCGCCGAGCGGAGTAAGCCCGTCTGTGGAGAGTGGTTTGCCGCCACCACCAGTGTCAACTAA
- the ggnbp2 gene encoding gametogenetin-binding protein 2 isoform X2, whose protein sequence is MARLVAVCREGEGEEDYPFLARQIPLYIDDTLTMVMEFSDSFMDVDSNEINPSQLKQFSQYLSKLKEQDLNIALTVTSKEVYSALSQLVPCVGCRRSVERLFSHLVESGNPALEPLTVKPAGMLSVTKACLADVKKLYTLFYVHGSKLNDMIDAIPKSKKNKRCQLHSLDTHKPKPLGGSWMDVWELMSQECRDEVVLIDSACLLETLETYLRKHRFCTDCKNKVLRAYNILVGELDCSKEKGYCAALYKGLCCCPHERHIHVCCETDFIAHLLGRAEPEFAGGYERRERHAKTIDIAQEEVLTCLGIHLYERLHRIWQKLRAEEQTWQLLFHLGIDAVRKSFEMAVEKMQGISRLEQFVEELSEEERAKELKQEKKRQKRKNRRKNKCGFDTAEQEVEDKDKHLDEGSLESVDGSCNTCGGHDEEEEGITANGGTSCTCPDDIKHNLTPHSNGSDYGYFSSMEGSEIGSREGSDVACSEGICNHDEADEANVHHCAADKEENAIDSCLDYWQHSDETTHCKSKKKKRKGKGLCNNQEQKYEGCLSAGNTTGHSLPSSHTCRTKEIFSSLCGDTFSSISLHSTWAEHQKNLSLHTSLAELLGDSEASSDEENCLTQDEIQAFLERNQSFYNNRHQYRQLLKEKFTNYCRAAERSKPVCGEWFAATTSVN, encoded by the exons ATGGCACGTCTGGTAGCAGTTTGCAGGGAAGGCGAAGGGGAAGAAGACTACCCATTCCTCGCCAGGCAGATTCCCCTGTATATCGACGATACTCTCACG ATGGTGATGGAATTTTCTGATAGTTTCATGGATGTTGACAGCAATGAAATCAACCCTTCTCAATTGAAACAGTTTTCTCAG TATCTCTCCAAGTTGAAGGAACAGGACTTGAATATCGCCCTGACGGTGACATCCAAAGAGGTGTACAGTGCATTATCTCAGCTGGTGCCATGCGTGGGCTGCAGGCGGAGTGTGGAGCGCCTCTTCTCACACTTGGTCGAGTCGGGGAACCCGGCCCTGGAGCCTCTCACAGTGAAACCCGCCGGAATGCTCTCTGTTACCAAGGCCTGTTTAGCAGATGTAAAGAAACTTTACACCCTCTTCTACGTGCATGG gTCAAAGTTGAATGACATGATTGATGCCAttccaaaaagtaaaaagaacaagaggtGCCAGTTACACTccttggacacacacaaacctaaACCTCTGGG GGGGAGCTGGATGGATGTATGGGAGCTAATGTCTCAGGAGTGCAGGGATGAGGTGGTCCTCATTGATAGTGCCTGTCTCCTGGAGACGCTGGAGACATACTTGCGTAAACACAG GTTTTGCACTGACTGTAAGAATAAAGTGCTGAGGGCATATAACATCCTGGTGGGGGAGTTGGACTGCAGTAAAGAGAAGGGCTACTGCGCCGCCTTGTATAAAGGACTGTGCTGTTGCCCCCACGAGCGCCACATCCACGTGTGCTGTGAAACGGACTTCATTGCTCACCTGCTTGGCCGGGCAGAGCCTGAGTTTGCAGGAGGTTATGA ACGCAGAGAGAGACATGCCAAGACCATTGACATCGCACAAGAGGAGGTCCTGACCTGTCTGGGTATTCACCTCTATGAGCGACTGCACAGGATCTGGCAGAAGCTACGAGCAGAGGAGCAGACCTGGCAGCTATTGTTCCATTTGGGAATTGATGCAGTACGCAAAAGTTTTGAG ATGGCAGTGGAGAAGATGCAAGGGATCAGTCGGCTGGAGCAGTTTGTCGAGGAGctgtctgaggaggagagggccaAAGAACTtaagcaggagaagaagaggcaAAAGCGAAAAAATCGACGCAAAAACAAGTGTGGTTTTGACACAGCTGAACAGGAGGTAGAGGACAAGGACAAACATCTGGATGAG GGTTCTCTTGAGTCTGTGGATGGCAGCTGCAACACCTGTGGTGGtcatgatgaggaagaggagggcatCACCGCCAATGGAGGCACGTCCTGTACCTGCCCGGATGACATCAAACACA ATTTGACCCCCCACAGCAATGGCAGTGACTATGGCTACTTTTCAAGCATGGAGGGCAGTGAGATAGGATCACGAGAAGGGTCCGACGTAGCCTGCTCCGAGGGGATCTGTAACCACGACGAAGCAG ATGAGGCGAACGTCCATCACTGTGCTGCAGACAAGGAGGAGAATGCAATAGACAGTTGTCTGGACTACTGGCAACACTCTGACGAAACCACTCACTGcaagagtaaaaagaagaaaaggaagggcAAGGGTTTATGCAACAATCAG GAACAAAAATATGAAGGTTGTTTGTCAGCTGGGAACACGACAGGCCACAGTCTACCTTCATCGCACACTTGCCGAACCAAAGAAATCTTTTCCTCCTTATGTGGCGATACGTTTTCCAGCATTTCACTACATTCAACATGGGCAGAACATCAGAAGAACCTCAGCCTTCACACAAGTCTTGCAGAACTTCTG GGTGATTCGGAGGCTAGTTCCGACGAAGAGAACTGTCTGACACAGGATGAAATCCAGGCTTTTCTAGAAAGGAACCAATCTTTCTACAACAACCGCCACCAGTACAGACAGCTCCTGAAAGAAAAATTCACCAACTACTGCCGGGCCGCCGAGCGGAGTAAGCCCGTCTGTGGAGAGTGGTTTGCCGCCACCACCAGTGTCAACTAA